The following coding sequences lie in one Cannabis sativa cultivar Pink pepper isolate KNU-18-1 chromosome 5, ASM2916894v1, whole genome shotgun sequence genomic window:
- the LOC115715778 gene encoding putative gamma-glutamylcyclotransferase At3g02910, translating to MADTSNVNDEEKRTFIFSYGTLKRGFQNYNLTQNLISQNDAVYIGDFFTYQPIPLVIGIYGIPYLINLPGSGQRIKGELYSVTASGLALLDDLEGVAIGHYERLPIQVVGGDVEKEVVSAEAYFAHRSFGNELWKENGEMGLSEYSEIEGRKYVLKGDRVEYGRTILDDLRLFLADSH from the coding sequence ATGGCTGACACGTCAAACGTCAACGACGAGGAGAAACGAACCTTTATTTTCTCCTACGGCACACTCAAGCGGGGTTTTCAGAACTACAATCTAACTCAAAACCTAATCTCCCAAAACGACGCCGTTTACATCGGCGATTTCTTCACTTACCAACCCATTCCCCTCGTAATCGGCATCTACGGCATCCCTTACCTAATCAACCTTCCCGGGTCGGGTCAACGAATCAAGGGCGAGCTCTATTCCGTCACGGCCTCGGGTCTCGCCCTCCTAGACGATCTCGAAGGCGTCGCTATCGGCCACTACGAACGGCTCCCGATTCAGGTGGTGGGAGGAGATGTTGAGAAGGAGGTGGTTTCGGCTGAGGCTTATTTTGCGCACCGAAGCTTTGGGAATGAGCTGTGGAAGGAAAATGGGGAAATGGGTTTGAGTGAGTATTCGGAGATTGAGGGGAGAAAGTATGTGTTGAAGGGGGACAGAGTTGAGTATGGCCGGACCATTCTCGACGACCTTCGACTTTTTCTGGCTGACTCCCATTGA